One window of Botrimarina mediterranea genomic DNA carries:
- a CDS encoding superoxide dismutase, which yields MAYTLPDLPYAFDALEPHIDAKTMEIHHDKHHAAYVTKVNAALEGAGVAEQSIEDLCRNINSVPENIRTAVRNNGGGHANHSLFWVTLSGSGGGKPSGDLASAIDAELGGFDKFKEDFAAAAANRFGSGWAWLSVAKDGKLQVESTPNQDNPYMDGRTPILGLDVWEHAYYLKYQNKRPDYITAFWNVVDWAKVAELYKAAKG from the coding sequence ATGGCTTACACCCTCCCGGACCTGCCGTACGCCTTCGACGCGCTCGAGCCCCACATCGACGCGAAGACGATGGAGATCCATCACGACAAGCACCACGCCGCTTACGTGACGAAGGTCAACGCCGCCCTCGAAGGCGCCGGCGTTGCCGAGCAGTCGATCGAGGACCTCTGCCGCAACATCAACTCGGTTCCCGAGAACATCCGCACCGCGGTCCGCAACAACGGCGGCGGCCACGCCAACCACTCGCTGTTCTGGGTCACGCTCAGCGGCTCGGGCGGCGGCAAGCCCTCGGGCGACCTTGCCTCGGCGATCGACGCCGAGCTGGGCGGCTTCGACAAGTTCAAGGAAGACTTCGCCGCCGCCGCCGCCAACCGCTTCGGCAGCGGCTGGGCTTGGCTGAGCGTCGCGAAGGACGGCAAGCTCCAAGTCGAAAGCACCCCGAACCAGGACAACCCCTACATGGACGGCCGCACGCCGATCCTGGGCCTGGACGTGTGGGAGCACGCCTACTACCTGAAGTACCAAAACAAGCGCCCCGACTACATCACCGCGTTCTGGAACGTGGTGGATTGGGCGAAGGTCGCGGAGCTATACAAGGCGGCGAAGGGCTGA
- a CDS encoding DUF6793 family protein encodes MPLYEVETRGHIMIMWAEDTDAARAVVAESYPNEEILRLIKRPRDTWVISKAALGITTKGKLDPCTTARECLAKAEGDKVHAIRLFMHEKGVDLDQARKAIESNMVMGW; translated from the coding sequence ATGCCCCTGTACGAAGTCGAGACCCGTGGCCACATCATGATCATGTGGGCCGAGGACACCGACGCGGCCCGTGCGGTCGTCGCCGAGAGTTATCCCAACGAAGAGATCCTCCGGCTCATCAAGCGGCCCCGCGACACCTGGGTGATCTCGAAGGCCGCCCTAGGCATAACGACCAAAGGGAAGCTCGACCCGTGCACGACCGCGCGCGAATGTCTCGCCAAGGCCGAGGGGGACAAGGTCCACGCCATCCGCCTCTTCATGCACGAGAAGGGCGTCGACCTCGATCAAGCCCGCAAGGCCATCGAGTCCAACATGGTGATGGGCTGGTAA
- the rpmF gene encoding 50S ribosomal protein L32 — protein sequence MAVPKRKQSNSRTGKRRAHDFLKARELQACPRCGAAKPSHVVCGNCGHYMGRTVVEVE from the coding sequence ATGGCCGTTCCCAAGCGTAAGCAGTCCAACTCCCGCACCGGCAAGCGCCGCGCGCACGACTTCCTCAAGGCCCGTGAGCTGCAGGCCTGCCCGCGTTGCGGCGCCGCCAAGCCCTCGCACGTCGTCTGCGGCAACTGCGGCCACTACATGGGCCGGACGGTCGTCGAGGTCGAGTGA
- the fabD gene encoding ACP S-malonyltransferase produces MAQPAFLFPGQGAQSVGMAGALCDEVPAARELFDRAAEQLGFDLLKLCVEGPAEQLDATVNSQPALYVASLAALEKLKRDDPATVEACVATAGLSLGEYTALCFAEALSFEDGLKVVAERGAAMQDAAEAVPSGMVSVLGLEVPQVEELCDQCRGGETLQVANLLCPGNTVVSGTTAACERIAEAAEKAGAMKVIPLAVAGAFHTPLMQPAVERLSAVLDEVELVTPRVPVVSNVDARAHNDPNEIRSLLVKQVVSPVLWEKSLRQMIDGGVDSFYEIGPGRVLRGLLKRIDRKFPSEGVEA; encoded by the coding sequence ATGGCCCAGCCTGCCTTTTTGTTTCCCGGTCAAGGCGCCCAGAGCGTCGGCATGGCGGGCGCCCTCTGTGACGAGGTCCCCGCGGCCCGTGAGCTCTTCGACCGCGCTGCGGAGCAGCTCGGCTTCGACCTGCTGAAGCTCTGCGTCGAAGGCCCCGCCGAGCAGCTCGACGCCACCGTCAACAGCCAGCCGGCCCTCTACGTGGCGAGCCTGGCGGCCCTCGAGAAGCTCAAGCGGGACGACCCGGCGACCGTCGAAGCCTGTGTCGCCACCGCGGGCCTAAGCCTCGGCGAGTACACGGCCCTCTGCTTCGCCGAGGCGTTGTCGTTCGAGGATGGCTTGAAAGTGGTCGCCGAACGCGGCGCCGCGATGCAGGACGCTGCTGAGGCCGTTCCTAGCGGCATGGTGAGCGTCCTGGGCCTGGAGGTTCCGCAAGTCGAGGAGCTGTGCGACCAATGCCGCGGCGGCGAGACGCTGCAAGTCGCCAACTTGCTCTGCCCCGGCAACACGGTTGTGTCCGGCACTACGGCAGCTTGCGAGCGGATCGCCGAGGCGGCCGAGAAGGCGGGCGCCATGAAAGTGATTCCCCTAGCCGTTGCCGGGGCGTTCCACACGCCGCTGATGCAGCCCGCCGTCGAACGCCTGTCGGCCGTGCTCGACGAAGTCGAGCTGGTGACGCCCCGCGTGCCGGTGGTGTCGAACGTCGACGCCCGGGCCCACAACGATCCCAACGAGATCCGCTCGCTGCTGGTGAAGCAGGTGGTGAGCCCCGTTCTCTGGGAGAAGAGCCTCCGCCAGATGATCGACGGCGGCGTAGACAGCTTCTATGAGATCGGCCCAGGCCGCGTGCTGCGGGGCCTGCTGAAGCGGATCGACCGGAAGTTCCCGAGTGAGGGAGTAGAAGCATAA
- the fabG gene encoding 3-oxoacyl-[acyl-carrier-protein] reductase, giving the protein MPSRINADLTDQVAIVTGASRGIGKAIALRLAAAGAKVACVARSADKLAETVAEITAGGGTAEAIPCDVADSDAATKLVEGVAEKWGRVDVMVNNAGITRDTLLPRMSDDDWDSVIATNLRSVFLFTRAATGPMMRAKKGRIINISSTSGLRGNEAQCNYSASKAGVIGFTQTVARELASKRRQITVNAICPGFIATDMTAALKEAAGEEAVMERIKAVVPLQRQGEAEEVADAVLFLASDSAAYITGQTLVIDGGMTC; this is encoded by the coding sequence ATGCCCAGCCGCATCAACGCCGATCTCACCGACCAAGTCGCCATCGTCACCGGCGCCTCGCGCGGCATCGGCAAGGCGATCGCCCTGCGGCTGGCGGCCGCGGGGGCCAAGGTCGCCTGCGTCGCCCGCAGCGCCGACAAGCTCGCCGAGACGGTCGCAGAGATCACCGCCGGCGGCGGCACAGCCGAGGCGATTCCCTGCGACGTAGCCGACTCGGACGCCGCCACGAAGCTCGTGGAGGGCGTCGCCGAGAAGTGGGGCCGCGTCGATGTGATGGTCAACAACGCCGGCATCACCCGCGACACGCTGCTGCCGCGGATGAGCGACGACGACTGGGACTCGGTCATCGCCACCAACCTGCGGAGCGTCTTCCTGTTCACCCGCGCCGCCACGGGCCCGATGATGCGGGCTAAGAAGGGGCGCATCATCAATATCAGCAGCACGTCGGGCCTCCGCGGCAATGAGGCCCAGTGCAACTACTCCGCGTCGAAGGCGGGCGTCATCGGCTTCACGCAGACCGTAGCCCGCGAACTCGCCAGCAAGCGGCGTCAGATTACCGTCAACGCGATCTGCCCAGGCTTTATCGCCACGGACATGACGGCCGCCCTCAAAGAGGCCGCCGGCGAAGAGGCCGTCATGGAGCGGATCAAGGCCGTCGTCCCGCTGCAACGCCAGGGCGAAGCCGAAGAAGTCGCCGACGCGGTCCTGTTCCTCGCCAGCGACTCCGCCGCCTACATCACGGGCCAAACCCTGGTGATCGACGGAGGAATGACCTGCTAG
- a CDS encoding acyl carrier protein, with product MASVLERVTEIVSEQLGVDKDKITPETSFVTDLGADSLDTVELVMELEEEFDINIPDDAAEKIQTVGQAVAFIEKEQGGE from the coding sequence GTGGCAAGCGTGCTGGAACGCGTGACGGAGATCGTGTCCGAGCAACTCGGCGTCGATAAGGACAAGATCACGCCAGAGACCTCGTTCGTGACCGACCTGGGCGCCGACTCGCTCGACACGGTCGAGTTGGTCATGGAACTCGAGGAAGAGTTCGACATCAACATCCCCGACGACGCCGCCGAGAAGATCCAGACCGTGGGTCAAGCGGTGGCGTTCATCGAAAAGGAACAGGGCGGCGAGTGA
- the fabF gene encoding beta-ketoacyl-ACP synthase II: MSRRVVVTGLGVVTSLARKVEALWSGLLEGQSGIHPFKNIDVSDMKVTFAGEIQDWDMEGYVSRKDAGRIELFTQFAMVAAIDAVTDSGLDFAKEDPFRCGVVIGSGVGGINEIELQTGRLLLKGPDKVSAFTIPKLMLNAASGHVSIHYGLKGPNFAVATACASATNAMGSAFKLIQRGAADMVITGGAEAACSRMALAGFANMRALSERNDAPTKASRPFDTDRDGFVLSEGAGALVFEEYEHAKARGARIYGEVLGYGASGDGGHITQPNPEGEGAGRAMSEALKDGGLNPDAIDYINAHGTSTPLGDKAETVAIKRVFGDHAYKLSVSSTKSQLGHSLGASGGIEAVASLKAIQNSVCPPTINLENPDPACDLDYTPNVPKQRPIRAAMSNSFGFGGHNATIIFGQAP; this comes from the coding sequence ATGAGTCGCCGCGTCGTCGTCACCGGACTGGGAGTCGTCACTTCACTCGCGCGCAAGGTCGAGGCCCTGTGGTCCGGCCTGCTCGAGGGGCAGAGCGGCATCCACCCCTTCAAGAACATCGACGTCAGCGACATGAAGGTCACCTTCGCTGGCGAGATCCAAGACTGGGACATGGAGGGCTACGTCAGCCGCAAGGACGCCGGCCGGATCGAGCTGTTCACGCAGTTCGCGATGGTCGCGGCGATCGACGCGGTGACCGACTCGGGCCTCGACTTCGCGAAGGAAGACCCCTTCCGCTGCGGCGTCGTGATCGGCTCGGGCGTCGGCGGCATCAACGAGATCGAGCTCCAGACCGGCCGCCTGCTGCTCAAGGGCCCCGACAAGGTCTCGGCCTTCACGATCCCCAAGCTGATGCTCAACGCGGCCAGCGGCCACGTGTCGATCCACTACGGCCTAAAGGGCCCGAACTTCGCCGTCGCGACCGCGTGCGCCAGCGCCACCAACGCAATGGGGAGCGCCTTCAAGCTCATCCAACGCGGCGCGGCCGACATGGTGATTACCGGCGGCGCCGAGGCGGCGTGCTCGCGGATGGCGCTGGCGGGCTTCGCCAACATGCGGGCCCTCAGCGAACGCAACGACGCTCCCACCAAGGCGAGCCGCCCGTTCGACACCGACCGTGACGGCTTCGTCCTTTCCGAGGGCGCCGGCGCGTTGGTGTTCGAAGAGTACGAGCACGCCAAGGCCCGCGGCGCGCGGATCTATGGCGAGGTGCTCGGCTACGGCGCGTCGGGCGACGGCGGCCATATCACGCAGCCCAATCCCGAGGGCGAGGGCGCCGGCCGCGCGATGTCCGAGGCCCTCAAGGACGGCGGCCTCAACCCCGACGCCATCGATTACATCAACGCCCACGGCACCAGCACGCCGCTCGGCGACAAGGCCGAGACCGTCGCCATCAAGCGCGTCTTCGGCGACCACGCCTACAAGCTCAGCGTCTCGAGCACCAAGAGCCAACTCGGCCACTCCCTGGGCGCGAGTGGCGGCATCGAGGCGGTCGCGTCGCTCAAGGCGATCCAGAACAGCGTCTGCCCGCCGACGATCAATCTCGAAAACCCTGACCCGGCGTGCGATCTCGACTACACGCCCAATGTCCCCAAGCAGCGCCCGATCCGCGCCGCGATGAGCAACAGCTTCGGCTTCGGCGGCCACAACGCGACGATCATCTTCGGCCAAGCCCCGTAG